Proteins encoded in a region of the Thunnus maccoyii chromosome 4, fThuMac1.1, whole genome shotgun sequence genome:
- the npbwr2b gene encoding neuropeptides B/W receptor type 2b has protein sequence MENVSVSSGALPVCNDSVDFYSLMSGNNTDLNCTPPSEFYFSADLYVILPVIYSVICAVGLTGNTAVIYVILKAPKMKTVTNMFILNLAIADDLFTLVLPINIAEHLLQFWPFGEVLCKVILSIDHYNIFSSIYFLTVMSIDRYLVVLATVRSKRMPYRTYRAAKIISLCVWILVILIVMPFTVFASVYVNPNDGRKSCVLSFPTPESLWFKASRIYTLILGFAIPVSTICILYTMMLYKLRNMRLNSNAKALDKAKKKVTIMVFIVLAVCLFCWTPFHLSTIVALTTDLRTTPLLIGISYFITSLSYANSCLNPFLYAFLDDSFRKAFKKMLECRPA, from the coding sequence ATGGAGAATGTGTCTGTCTCCAGTGGTGCGCTGCCGGTCTGCAATGACTCTGTGGACTTCTACTCCCTCATGTCAGGGAACAACACAGACCTGAACTGCACTCCTCCCTCTGAGTTTTACTTCTCTGCTGACCTCTACGTTATTCTACCTGTCATCTACTCTGTAATCTGCGCTGTGGGATTGACAGGCAATACAGCTGTCATCTATGTGATCCTCAAAGCCCCCAAGATGAAAACAGTCACTAATATGTTCATACTGAACTTGGCCATCGCAGATGATTTGTTCACTTTGGTGTTGCCAATCAACATAGCTGAACATTTATTGCAGTTCTGGCCTTTTGGTGAAGTTTTGTGCAAAGTCATCCTCAGCATTGACCACTACAACATCTTCTCCAGCATATATTTCCTGACTGTTATGAGCATTGACCGCTACCTGGTCGTCTTGGCCACAGTGAGGTCCAAGCGCATGCCTTACCGCACCTATCGAGCAGCCAAAATCATCTCATTATGCGTCTGGATCCTCGTTATCCTCATCGTCATGCCTTTTACTGTTTTCGCCAGTGTCTACGTCAACCCGAACGATGGGAGGAAGAGCTGTGTGCTCAGCTTCCCCACTCCTGAGAGTTTGTGGTTTAAAGCTAGCCGGATATACACACTCATCCTGGGCTTTGCCATCCCAGTTTCGACCATCTGTATCTTATACACCATGATGCTCTACAAGCTGAGGAACATGCGTCTCAACAGCAACGCCAAGGCGCTGGACAAAGCCAAGAAGAAAGTGACCATCATGGTGTTCATCGTTTTGGCCGTCTGCTTGTTCTGCTGGACGCCATTCCACCTCAGCACCATCGTGGCCCTGACGACGGACCTGAGGACCACGCCGCTGCTAATCGGGATCTCCTACTTCATAACCAGCCTGAGCTACGCCAACTCCTGTCTCAACCCGTTCCTCTATGCTTTCCTGGATGACAGCTTCAGGAAAGCTTTCAAGAAGATGTTGGAATGTAGGCCGGCCTGA